A window from Odocoileus virginianus isolate 20LAN1187 ecotype Illinois chromosome 24, Ovbor_1.2, whole genome shotgun sequence encodes these proteins:
- the LOC110147164 gene encoding LOW QUALITY PROTEIN: olfactory receptor 10P1 (The sequence of the model RefSeq protein was modified relative to this genomic sequence to represent the inferred CDS: inserted 2 bases in 2 codons) codes for MAKENQTLPEFLLLGFSDLRALQGPLFWGVLLAYLVALLGNCLIILLTRASPTLHSPMYFFLHHLSLVELLYTTDVVPRTLADLAFPRPRAISFWGCAAQMDVXIVLGISECCLLTATACDRCAAICQPLHCSTLMSWRACAAMVGISWLMGIITATTHSSLIFTLPFPSRPVIPRFLCDILPVLRLASAGKHRSQVSVMMATVVFIMVPFSLIVTSYARILSAILARASTLSHRKVFSTCSSHLLVVFLFFGTASITYIRPRAGSSVTMDRILSLCYTVITPMLNPIIYTXRNKEVTKALWHVVKRQVPSP; via the exons ATGGCTAAAGAAAATCAGACTCTGCCTGAATTCCTCCTCCTGGGATTCTCCGATCTCAGGGCCCTGCAAGGCCCCCTGTTCTGGGGGGTGTTGCTGGCCTACCTGGTGGCCTTGCTGGGTAACTGTCTGATCATCCTCCTCACACGGGCCAGCCCCACCCTGCACtctcccatgtacttcttcctgcaCCACCTCTCCCTGGTGGAGCTGCTCTACACCACTGACGTCGTGCCCAGGACACTGGCTGACCTGGCCTTCCCACGCCCCCGTGCCATCTCCTTCTGGGGCTGTGCAGCCCAGATGGATG TCATTGTCCTGGGCATCTCAGAGTGCTGCCTGCTCACAGCCACGGCCTGTGACCGCTGCGCTGCCATCTGCCAGCCCCTACACTGCTCCACCCTCATGAGCTGGCGGGCCTGCGCAGCCATGGTGGGCATCTCCTGGCTCATGGGCATCATCACAGCCACCACCCATTCCTCCCTCATCTTCACCCTGCCTTTCCCCAGCCGCCCAGTCATCCCTCGCTTCCTCTGCGACATTCTGCCAGTACTGAGATTGGCAAGTGCTGGGAAGCACAGGAGCCAGGTCTCTGTGATGATGGCCACCGTGGTCTTCATCATGGTCCCCTTCTCTCTGATTGTCACCTCTTATGCCCGCATCCTGAGTGCCATCCTGGCAAGGGCCTCCACCCTGAGCCACCGAAAGGTCTTCTCCACTTGTTCTTCCCACCTGCTCGTGGTCTTCCTCTTCTTTGGAACGGCCAGCATCACCTACATCCGGCCccgggcaggctcctctgtcaccaTGGACCGAATCCTCAGCCTGTGCTACACGGTCATcacacccatgctgaaccccaTCATCTACA CTCGGAACAAGGAGGTGACAAAAGCCCTGTGGCATGTGGTGAAGAGGCAGGTCCCCTCGCCCTGA